In a single window of the Leclercia sp. AS011 genome:
- the gltS gene encoding sodium/glutamate symporter: MIHLDTLSTLVAATLVLLLGRKLVHSVPLLRKYTIPEPVAGGLLAAVALLVLKKSMGWEINFDMSLKDPLMLAFFATIGLNANLASLRAGGKVLGVFLIVVVGLLVMQNAIGIGMASLLGLDPLMGLLAGSITLSGGHGTGAAWSKLFIERYGFQNATEVAMACATFGLVLGGLIGGPVARYLVKHSATPNGCPEDEAVPSAFEKPDVGRIITSLVLIETIALIAICLTVGKVIAQLLAGSAFELPTFVCVLFVGVILSNGLALMGFYRVFERAVSVLGNVCLSLFLAMALMSLKLWELASLALPMLAILAVQTLFMAFYAVFVTWRMMGKNYDAAVLAAGHCGFGLGATPTAIANMQAITERFGPSHMAFLVVPMVGAFFIDIVNALVIKLYLMLPMFG, encoded by the coding sequence ATGATTCATCTCGATACGTTGTCGACCCTCGTTGCGGCAACGCTGGTTTTACTGCTTGGCCGTAAACTGGTTCACAGTGTCCCCCTTCTCAGAAAATACACCATCCCGGAGCCCGTCGCGGGCGGGCTGCTGGCCGCCGTTGCGCTGCTGGTGCTGAAAAAAAGCATGGGCTGGGAAATCAACTTTGATATGTCCCTGAAAGACCCGCTGATGCTGGCGTTTTTCGCCACCATCGGCCTGAACGCCAATCTCGCCAGCCTGCGGGCCGGTGGCAAAGTGCTGGGCGTCTTCTTGATTGTGGTGGTCGGGCTGCTGGTGATGCAGAACGCCATCGGTATCGGCATGGCCTCCCTGCTGGGGCTGGATCCACTGATGGGCCTGCTGGCCGGCTCCATTACGCTTTCCGGCGGACACGGGACCGGGGCGGCGTGGAGCAAGCTGTTTATCGAGCGCTATGGTTTCCAGAATGCCACCGAAGTGGCGATGGCCTGCGCCACCTTTGGCCTGGTGCTGGGAGGCCTGATCGGCGGCCCGGTGGCGCGCTATCTGGTGAAGCACTCCGCCACCCCGAACGGCTGCCCGGAAGATGAAGCGGTGCCGTCGGCGTTCGAGAAGCCGGACGTCGGGCGCATTATTACCTCCCTGGTGCTGATCGAAACCATTGCGCTGATTGCCATCTGCCTGACGGTGGGTAAGGTCATTGCGCAACTGCTGGCGGGGTCTGCCTTTGAGCTACCGACCTTTGTCTGCGTGCTGTTCGTGGGGGTGATCCTCAGCAACGGCCTGGCGCTGATGGGCTTTTATCGCGTCTTTGAACGGGCGGTATCGGTGCTGGGCAACGTCTGCCTGTCCCTGTTCCTGGCGATGGCGCTGATGAGCCTCAAGCTGTGGGAGCTGGCCTCGCTGGCGCTGCCGATGCTGGCCATTCTGGCGGTACAGACCCTGTTTATGGCGTTCTACGCGGTGTTCGTGACCTGGCGGATGATGGGTAAAAACTACGACGCAGCGGTGCTGGCGGCGGGTCACTGTGGGTTTGGTCTGGGGGCAACCCCGACGGCGATTGCCAATATGCAGGCGATCACCGAACGATTCGGGCCATCGCACATGGCGTTTCTGGTGGTGCCGATGGTGGGGGCGTTCTTTATTGATATCGTTAACGCGCTGGTGATCAAGCTGTACCTGATGCTGCCGATGTTTGGCTGA